Proteins encoded in a region of the Takifugu flavidus isolate HTHZ2018 chromosome 10, ASM371156v2, whole genome shotgun sequence genome:
- the mdc1 gene encoding LOW QUALITY PROTEIN: mediator of DNA damage checkpoint protein 1 (The sequence of the model RefSeq protein was modified relative to this genomic sequence to represent the inferred CDS: inserted 1 base in 1 codon): protein MDATQMINDSVLESDEEENEANQPSKGRPVAKLLILKNDHMPETELPLFLGENVLGRDGNTCTVPLPSPSISKQHATISISLYRSRGESDLEALVWDLGSLNGTRKGRLKLTPNVRYALVAQDSLVLADIPCQFVSCSADTVSAQHNFQTPVSRSSLADASNEKGSGTDVGGEKSDRVSDAKVSSPVLKDTKSTPMRTICLSFEQTPTQPEGTLVPESESDEEREGRANRRQKTLDSDSDLNKSSPTCSNFLTPTNKTVPESEDESPITPPFSTKNRPHRHVGFNKGETNINMGRQQLKEKPASEKEEEHFSTDSGPHMQENQETNAQLKYDNLPVAAPSVTTDAFQMDSDTDLEGEEDGVAPTAPATLTTNQIVDGTSDKAQFCMESDTDVEEDDHASRKVPGPASLPENNTKPLPETPVFRPEGVTVDSDTDVDDDDTLGAASKAKPTSXQSRTTADSTPTTHLKQFHSDSDAESEEDDMKQVPSNSSFKISETPAKLAKGVSAVPPCPGSETHDDALPAIRKSGAAESWNAADTRADLDILSDSDTDAEHDSPLVKQTFVGTNMSLTRCPVSEAIQSDSDADTDVEESTTAPVLGRVTTASLQEGGEKDVEVEVNVAAPGEGHVPRLVREETPGLLNPSYQHCSTPVQLPENQVEDMETQAFLSPSSVRYAGAPALRTQALDLDSDSQEEENIAVAETQSFVLQTRACRGSRSEGHIREATQTSALESADDEMSKQSCREESFQLGLSESSHIQDAAAAADMESTQAFVSVEATQLYAATSSMSASELHAAPADGDQGEEPATGSAVPEREGWENLALEATQAYLSDPYHDSEEETDDEETQPFHGPASATLAMAETQPMCAFEEEDIKHPVSTAVQVKVRAKNETEERAEHSEAAVAQGRPLKVDLSLAETQPMCTSDDRESDDEDSFPGLRKGKTKQLQIEDEQTQPLTSSEQSAVETQPLQTGDRDLAPGGSEAFHQDNPVAAPRREVLQFKEEKPAALISSDLFTAETQLMTTGDDEESDEADAVLALPRRKAKPLQHQEDETQPAVCELSVFQSRPLISGENHDGVGSLPGTEMTKVKPSQILEDRIQLLTNSTSSTHETGVLETKADAEAGTSGSKVNGRRGTRANSRKVSTQCDEPSRRPTRGIKDSSAAARRGTSKSGEEKDEELEDKEEEHTNEAEGIQSRNDVEVLNKTEQNISQIQKQEEPSLGEQRGGTEPRQHENMEKERKETEEGEENKRTETEPSNRLEWERAEKEQTVSTKKKDREDKERLEHDKAEREEKERLEKEKNVLMANRQTEQEKEMLESERRKRDENLGREDQQRSARQDSEAKGADRIEASEKEQLTEEKTVEKQEQKEENKAKVSARGRRAAQRTAVCKTEPVTDTCVSTNDDVPARRTRSRSNSSNSVSSERSALSVNLQEARGRGARRTSEPPRVVASRSSTRRKTVAARPTQGDRDDDTGITGAQGQARGSRQRTRGGKAEAVSPVVSQSDPKTVARGRKNTKAQSSNDAEKAGSQQATTSRGQRRSSSNGSGPTEAKGSSNQGELIGNEETLQSKKNVRGRSHKPAKREAVVAPQSPAVSSPGETKELRKGRKRGSEANTDIDSDRSSKFMKGGEIEQTPGEAEEAPKQAQDETPAPAKRRSRASVAQTKKALDPSGPGLKETNESIAEEPVEKRGRGRLAVGQKQKREEQEGAEVPVEQRARVLEAEVQTPASSGSRKRQAPVDASPLRKTPRASSLSPAAHVRSRAVGHAYKVLFTGVVDEAGEQVLARLGGSVAKGVADMNCLVTDKLRRTVKLLCAVAKGIPVVTTLWLEKSGKTGSFLSPSSFIVKDLEQEKKFNFCLEESLKVASSQPLLQGYEIHVTKSVKPEPVQMRDILTCSGATFLPKMPSSHKAQTVVISCEEDWHLCARAASASVPVVTAEFILAGILQQKLDFQSHALSPPAGRLQPVGRARQRT, encoded by the exons ATGGATGCAACTCAGATGATAAATGACTCTGTGCTGGAgtcagatgaggaagaaaatgaagctAATCAACCCAGCAAGGGTAGACCGGTCGCTAAActactcattttaaaaaatgatcacatgcctgagacag AATTACCACTCTTTTTGGGAGAAAATGTTTTGGGCCGGGATGGTAACACTTGCACTGTGCCCTTGCCATCTCCCTCCATTTCCAAGCAGCATGCAACCATCTCAATCTCCTTGTATCGATCTAGAGGAGAATCAGATCTGGAAGCTTTGGTTTGGGATCTCGGGAGCCTGAATGGGACCCGCAAAGGTCGCCTTAAGTTGACTCCAAATGTACGCTATGCCCTCGTTGCCCAGGACAGTTTGGTTTTGGCAGATATCCCGTGTCAGTTTGTCAGTTGTTCTGCAGACACAGTCTCTGCTCAGCATAACTTCCAGACACCTGTGAGTCGAAGCTCCCTGGCAGATGCCTCCAATGAAAAGGGAAGTGGCACCGATGTTGGTGGTGAGAAATCTGACAGAGTTTCAGATGCAAAGGTCTCATCACCAGTTCTCAAAGACACAAAGAGTACCCCCATGCGGACCATTTGCCTGTCCTTTGAGCAAACTCCAACTCAGCCAGAGGGCACCTTGGTCCCAGAATCTGAATCAGATGAAGAAAGAGAGGGTCGAGCCAATCGGAGGCAGAAGACTTTAG ATTCTGATTCCGACCTCAATAAATCTAGTCCTACTTGTTCAAACTTCCTGACTCCCACAAACAAAACTGTCCCTGAAAG TGAGGATGAAAGTCCTATTACACCACCCTTCTCCACTAAAAATAGGCCTCACAGACATGTCGGATTCAACAAAGGAGAGACAAATATAAATATGGGCCgacagcagctgaaggaaaaacCGGCATCcgaaaaagaggaagaacatTTTTCCACGGATAGTGGCCCTCATATGCAAGAGAATCAGGAAACCAATGCCCAGCTCAAATACGATAACCTGCCTGTTGCTGCACCATCAGTCACCACAGACGCATTTCAAATGGACAGTGACACTGAtttggagggagaggaggacggggTGGCTCCGACAGCCCCTGCGACCTTGACTACAAACCAAATTGTTGATGGCACATCAGACAAAGCCCAGTTTTGCATGGAGAGTGATACTGATGTTGAGGAGGACGATCACGCCTCGCGCAAAGTTCCCGGACCTGCGTCTCTgcctgaaaacaacacaaaacctTTACCTGAAACTCCAGTCTTTCGGCCAGAGGGCGTCACTGTGGACAGTGATACGGACGTGGATGATGACGACACATTGGGCGCTGCGTCAAAAGCTAAACCCACTT GTCAGAGCAGAACCACTGCTGACTCCACTCCAACAACACACCTGAAACAGTTCCATTCTGACAGTGACGCAGAGAGCGAGGAGGACGACATGAAACAAGTGCCAAGTAATTCATCCTTTAAAATAAGCGAGACACCCGCTAAATTAGCCAAAGGTGTTTCTGCTGTGCCGCCCTGCCCAGGCAGTGAGACGCATGATGACGCCCTTCCTGCCATCAGGAAATCTGGTGCCGCGGAATCGTGGAATGCTGCAGACACACGTGCTGATTTGGATATTCTGTCTGACAGCGACACGGATGCGGAACATGATTCTCCTCtggtaaaacaaacatttgttgGCACAAATATGTCACTCACACGCTGTCCTGTGTCAGAAGCCATCCAGTCAGATTCTGACGCAGACACAGATGTGGAAGAATCCACCACAGCCCCCGTTTTGGGGAGGGTAACTACAGCCAGccttcaggaaggaggagaaaaggatgtGGAAGTTGAGGTCAATGTTGCGGCGCCTGGAGAAGGCCACGTCCCGCGCCTCGTCAGGGAGGAGACTCCTGGACTCTTGAATCCTTCCTACCAGCACTGCTCTACTCCTGTCCAGTTGCCAG AAAATCAAGTGGAGGATATGGAGACCCAGGCCTTCCTGAGCCCCAGCTCAGTGAGAT ATGCGGGAGCTCCTGCTCTGAGGACTCAAGCATTAGATTTGGACtcagacagtcaggaggaggagaacatcgCTGTGGCCGAGACACAGTCTTTTGTTCTGCAGACCCGAGCCTGTCGGGGCAGTCGCTCGGAGGGCCACATCAGAGAAGCCACGCAGACATCCGCCCTCGAGTCTGCTGATGATGAAATGAGCAAACAGTCCTGCAGAGAAGAGTCTTTTCAGCTGGGATTGTCTGAGAGCAGCCACATTcaggatgcagctgcagctgcagacatgGAAAGCACCCAGGCTTTTGTCTCTGTAGAGGCCACCCAACTGTATGCAGCCACCTCATCGATGAGTGCTTCAGAACTCCATGCTGCACCAGCTGATGGCGatcagggggaggagccagcCACAGGCTCAGCTGTACCTGAAAGGGAAGGTTGGGAAAATTTGGCCTTAGAAGCAACACAGGCTTACCTTTCAGACCCATATCATGATTCAGAAGAGGAAACGGATGATGAGGAGACTCAGCCCTTTCATGGTCCAGCCTCTGCTACCCTCGCCATGGCTGAAACTCAACCAATGTGTGCttttgaggaggaggacataAAGCATCCTGTTTCCACTGCAGTGCAAGTTAAGGTCAGAGCAAAGAATGAAACAGAAGAGAGGGCAGAGCACAGTGAGGCGGCCGTAGCTCAGGGGAGGCCCCTCAAGGTGGATCTGTCTCTAGCCGAAACTCAGCCCATGTGCACCAGCGATGACAGGGAAAGTGATGATGAGGATTCGTTTCCAGGTCTACgaaaagggaaaacaaaacagctgcagATTGAAGATGAGCAGACGCAGCCCCTCACAAGTTCAGAGCAATCCGCTGTTGAAACGCAGCCGCTGCAGACTGGTGACCGGGACCTGGCTCCAGGGGGAAGCGAGGCCTTTCATCAAGACAATCCAGTTGCAGCTCCACGCAGAGAAGTGCTGCAATTTAAAGAGGAAAAGCCAGCAGCTCTAATTAGCTCTGATCTGTTCACTGCTGAAACGCAGCTCATGACCACAGGTGACGATGAAGAAAGTGACGAAGCTGACGCGGTTTTAGCTCTTCCAAGAAGGAAAGCAAAACCTCTGCAGCACCAAGAAGATGAGACACAGCCGGCTGTTTGTGAGCTTTCGGTTTTCCAAAGCCGGCCACTGATTTCAGGAGAAAACCACGATGGCGTTGGTTCACTTCCTGGTACAGAAATGACAAAAGTAAAGCCTTCACAAATCTTAGAAGACAGGATACAGCTGCTCACAAATTCGACGTCCTCCACACACGAAACTGGCGTATTGGAAACCAAAGCTGACGCTGAGGCTGGAACCAGTGGCAGCAAAGTTAATGGTAGAAGAGGAACGAGGGCAAATTCGAGAAAGGTGTCAACACAGTGCGATGAACCTTCCAGGAGACCGACAAGAGGGATAAAAGattcttcagctgcagcccgTAGAGGAACATCAAAGTCTGGCGAAGAAAaggatgaggagctggaggataaGGAAGAGGAGCATACCAACGAAGCTGAGGGAATTCAATCCAGAAATGATGTGGAGGTTTTGAACAAGACTGAACAGAACATTAGTCAAATCCAGAAACAAGAAGAACCGAGTctgggagagcagagaggtggCACTGAGCCAAGACAACACGAAAACAtggagaaggaaaggaaggagacagaagaaggggaagaaaacaaaagaactgAGACTGAACCTTCAAACAGGCTTGAATGGgagagagcagaaaaagagcaaacagtttcaacaaagaaaaaagacagggaagacaaagagagattAGAGCACGACAAGGcagaaagggaggagaaggagagattggaaaaagagaagaatgtTCTGATGGCCAACAGACAAacagaacaagaaaaagaaatgttggAGAGTGAAAGGAGGAAACGTGATGAGAACCTTGGGAGGGAAGATCAACAACGCAGTGCAAGACAGGACAGTGAAGCAAAGGGGGCAGACAGAATAGAAGCCTCTGAGAAAGAACAGCTAACGGAGGAAAAGACAGTagaaaaacaagagcagaaggaagaaaacAAGGCCAAAGTGTCTGCAAGAGGACGAAGAGCAGCCCAGAGAACCGCCGTGTGTAAAACAGAGCCAGTAACAGACACGTGTGTCTCCACTAATGACGACGTCCCAGCGAGGAGAACAAGATCTCGCTCCAACTCCTCCAACTCGGTCAGCTCAGAGAGGTCCGCTTTGAGCGTGAACCTGCAGGAGgccagagggagaggagcaagGAGGACCAGTGAGCCGCCCCGCGTGGTGGCTTCCAGaagcagcaccaggaggaagACGGTGGCTGCACGTCCAACACAAGGGGACCGTGATGATGATACTGGCATAACGGGGGCCCAGGGCCAAGCACGAGGAAGCAGGCAGCGCacgagaggaggaaaagctgagGCAGTTTCTCCTGTGGTCAGTCAGAGTGACCCCAAAACTGTAGCCAGAGGCAGGAAGAACACTAAAGCCCAGTCCTCCAACGATGCCGAGAAGGCAGGTTCTCAGCAGGCTACTACCTCTAGGGGGCAGCGTCGATCTAGTTCAAATGGCTCTGGACCCACAGAAGCTAAAGGCTCCTCGAATCAAGGCGAGCTCATTGGCAATGAGGAAACGCTTCAGTCTAAAAAGAATGTAAGGGGCAGAAGCCATAAACCAGCAAAAAGGGAGGCAGTGGTGGCCCCACAATCCCCTGCTGTCAGTAGTCCAGGTGAGACAAAAGAGCttagaaaaggaagaaaaagagggtCTGAAGCAAATACTGACATTGACTCGGACAGAAGTTCCAAATTCatgaaagggggggaaatagaacagacaccaggagaagctgaagaagcaccTAAACAAGCACAAGATGAGACTCCTGCACCAGCTAAGAGAAGAAGTAGAGCGTCCGTCGCTCAGACGAAGAAAGCTCTCGATCCGTCTGGACCTGGGCTGAAGGAAACTAATGAAAGCATAGCCGAGGAGCCCGTGGAGAAGAGAGGCCGAGGTCGACTGGCAGTGGgccagaaacagaaaagagaggagcaggaaggtgCTGAGGTGCCTGTCgagcagcgtgcacgtgtgctggaAGCAGAG GTCCAAACCCCAGCCAGCAGTGGGTCCAGGAAGCGCCAGGCTCCTGTGGATGCTTCGCCCCTCAGAAAGACCCCTCGCGCCTCCTCCCTGTCCCCAGCAGCTCATGTTCGCTCGCGTGCCGTCGGCCACGCGTACAAG GTGCTGTTCACAGGTGTGGTGGACGAAGCAGGGGAGCAGGTGTTGGCCCGTTTGGGAGGCAGCGTGGCCAAAGGCGTGGCCGACATGAACTGTCTGGTGACCGATAAGCTGCGCCGGACCGTGAAGCTCCTGTGTGCCGTGGCCAAAGGAATCCCTGTTGTTACCACGCTGTGGCTGGAAAAG AGTGGGAAGACTGGGAGCTTCCTGTCTCCCAGTTCCTTCATTGTGAAGgatctggagcaggagaagaaattcAATTTCTGCTTGGAGGAGTCTCTCAAGGTTGCCAGCAGCCAGCCGCTCTTACAG GGGTACGAAATTCATGTTACCAAGTCGGTGAAGCCTGAGCCAGTTCAGATGAGAGACATCCTCACATGCAGCGGCGCTACCTTCCTCCCCAAGATGCCCAGTTCTCACAAG GCTCAAACTGTAGTGATTTCATGTGAAGAGGACTGGCACTTATGTGCTCGCGCCGCGTCGGCGTCAGTCCCCGTGGTCACCGCCGAGTTCATCCTCGCCGGgatcctgcagcagaaactggaCTTCCAGAGCCACGCGCTCTCCCCCCCCGCAGGCCGCCTGCAGCCTGTAGGCAGAGCGAGGCAACGGACGTGA
- the tubb5 gene encoding tubulin beta-5 chain — protein sequence MREIVHIQAGQCGNQIGAKFWEVISDEHGIDPTGTYHGDSDLQLDRISVYYNEATGGKYVPRAILVDLEPGTMDSVRSGPFGQIFRPDNFVFGQSGAGNNWAKGHYTEGAELVDSVLDVVRKESESCDCLQGFQLTHSLGGGTGSGMGTLLISKIREEYPDRIMNTFSVVPSPKVSDTVVEPYNATLSVHQLVENTDETYCIDNEALYDICFRTLKLTTPTYGDLNHLVSATMSGVTTCLRFPGQLNADLRKLAVNMVPFPRLHFFMPGFAPLTSRGSQQYRALTVPELTQQVFDAKNMMAACDPRHGRYLTVAAVFRGRMSMKEVDEQMLNVQNKNSSYFVEWIPNNVKTAVCDIPPRGLKMAVTFIGNSTAIQELFKRISEQFTAMFRRKAFLHWYTGEGMDEMEFTEAESNMNDLVSEYQQYQDATAEEEGEFEEEAEDEA from the exons TTCTGGGAAGTGATCAGCGATGAGCACGGCATCGACCCAACAGGGACCTACCATGGCGACagtgacctgcagctggacaggaTCAGCGTCTACTACAACGAGGCCACCG GAGGTAAATATGTACCTCGGGCCATTCTGGTTGATTTGGAACCTGGCACCATGGACTCTGTGAGGTCTGGACCTTTTGGGCAGATCTTCAGACCCGACAATTTTGTATTTG GTCAGAGCGGTGCCGGAAATAACTGGGCCAAGGGTCACTACACAGAGGGAGCCGAGTTGGTGGACTCAGTCCTGGATGTGGTCCGTAAAGAGTCCGAGAGCTGTGACTGCCTGCAGGGCTTCCAGCTCACCCACTCACTTGGTGGTGGAACCGGGTCTGGTATGGGCACCCTGCTTATTAGCAAGATCCGCGAGGAGTACCCCGACCGTATCATGAACACTTTCAGTGTGGTGCCCTCCCCCAAG gttTCAGACACAGTAGTTGAACCTTACAACGCCACACTGTCCGTCCACCAGCTTGTAGAGAACACAGACGAAACATACTGCATTGATAACGAGGCGCTGTACGACATCTGCTTCCGCACCCTGAAACTGACCACGCCCACATACGGAGACCTTAACCACCTGGTGTCCGCCACTATGAGCGGGGTCACCACTTGTCTGCGCTTCCCCGGTCAGCTCAATGCTGATCTTCGCAAACTGGCCGTCAACATGGTGCCTTTCCCTCGTTTGCATTTCTTCATGCCTGGCTTTGCTCCCCTGACCAGCAGAGGCAGCCAGCAGTATCGTGCCCTCACGGTGCCAGAGCTCACCCAGCAGGTGTTTGATGCCAAAAATATGATGGCTGCTTGTGACCCACGCCACGGCCGCTACCTTACAGTCGCCGCCGTGTTCCGTGGCCGCATGTCCATGAAGGAAGTCGATGAGCAGATGCTCAACGTccagaacaaaaacagcagctacTTCGTGGAGTGGATCCCCAACAATGTCAAGACCGCCGTCTGTGACATTCCACCTCGTGGCCTCAAAATGGCCGTCACATTCATTGGCAATAGCACAGCCATCCAGGAGCTGTTCAAGCGCATCTCTGAGCAGTTCACAGCCATGTTCCGTCGTAAGGCCTTCTTGCACTGGTACACAGGTGAAGGTATGGATGAGATGGAGTTCACTGAGGCAGAGAGCAACATGAATGACCTGGTGTCTGAGTACCAGCAGTACCAGGACGCCACTGCTGAAGAGGAGGGTGAATttgaagaggaggctgaagatGAGGCTTAG